A region of Scylla paramamosain isolate STU-SP2022 chromosome 25, ASM3559412v1, whole genome shotgun sequence DNA encodes the following proteins:
- the LOC135113410 gene encoding uncharacterized protein LOC135113410: MTSRGLGYIKGDLHGSGHKRFDQRSVKTRSFTSPTASMNTQEWMCLRLVVMLAVVMVASPTSAVPKRVANRMVPSWWSRVRNVCWSASDCSADECCARPMLSSKAYCMPLRARGQVCDASPLMLNINNGVYFSDCPCQYEPDLRLSGHQSQATMC, from the exons ATGACGTCACGGGGTCTCGGGTATATAAAGGGAGATCTGCATGGCTCTGGGCATAAGCGCTTTGACCAGCGCAGTGTTAAGACtcgttccttcacctctccaacAGCAAGCATGAACACTCAG gagtgGATGTGCCTCAgactggtggtgatgctggctgTGGTGATGGTCGCCTCCCCCACCAGCGCCGTTCCTAAGAGGGTTGCCAACAGGATGGTGCCCAGTTGGTGGTCCAGAG tTCGTAACGTCTGTTGGTCGGCATCAGATTGTAGTGCTGATGAGTGTTGCGCCCGCCCCATGCTGTCCTCCAAAGCTTACTGCATGCCCCTGCGCGCCCGTGGCCAAGTGTGTGACGCCTCGCCCCTCATGCTGAACATCAACAACGGG GTGTACTTCAGCGACTGCCCCTGCCAGTACGAACCTGACCTGCGCCTCTCTGGGCATCAAAGCCAAGCCACAATGTGTTGA
- the LOC135113411 gene encoding uncharacterized protein LOC135113411 — protein sequence MAAGRVMVVVVVVVAAVVVVVVQRGEAVPSKVGNRMVPSWWIGARTKRTCQRWSDCAEKECCVRPMLASRSYCFPYKTLGESCDASALLVNMEKEVFLDHCPCDLHLTCANLYLGTTGKSSHSVCVDPDAAFDHGNTLAEEAGGRQPDRAPSPVQITF from the exons ATGGCAGCAGGgcgggtgatggtggtggtggtggttgtggtggcggcggtggtggtggtggtggtgcagcgtGGCGAGGCTGTACCGTCCAAAGTGGGGAACAGAATGGTGCCCAGCTGGTGGATtggcg cTCGCACCAAGAGGACGTGTCAGAGATGGTCGGATTGTGCTGAGAAGGAGTGCTGTGTACGGCCTATGCTTGCCTCCAGATCTTACTGCTTCCCGTATAAGACGCTGGGAGAGTCCTGCGACGCCTCGGCCCTCCTGGTGAATATGGAGaaggag gtgtttcTGGACCACTGCCCCTGTGACCTGCACCTGACCTGCGCTAACCTGTACCTGGGCACTACTGGCAAGTCCTCCCACAGTGTGTGCGTGGACCCAGACGCTGCCTTCGACCACGGCAACACCCTGGCCGAGGAGGCGGGGGGCAGGCAACCAGACAGAGCCCCCTCCCCAGTGCAGATTACATTCTAA
- the LOC135113409 gene encoding glutathione S-transferase 1-like isoform X1 has protein sequence MLKIRERINTPNSINVIAMAPTLYSFGLSPYCRSVVLTVRALGLDVDLKTIDLLKQEQLKPEFVAINSQHTVPTLVDGDLVLTESRAICTYLISRYAKDDSLYPKDVITRAKIDGLLYFDCSTLCIRWRAAVHPVMKDGAAKPSEAAMKNLYEALTWLDEKLAQHPDRYLAGTAQPTVADLAIAAWACTYTASNFSLAQYPHVTAWLARCRENLTGFDECEEGAAQYAEMLNAIIKSRA, from the exons atgctAAAGATCCGTGAAAGAATTAACACGCCAAACTCAATTAATG TAATCGCCATGGCCCCCACACTCTACTCCTTCGGGTTGTCGCCTTACTGCCGCTCCGTGGTGCTGACGGTGCGGGCTTTGGGTCTCGACGTGGACCTGAAGACCATCGACTTGCTGAAACAGGAGCAGCTCAAGCCGGAGTTTGTGGCGATCAACTCACAGCACACTGTCCCTACCCTGGTGGACGGGGACCTGGTGTTGACTGAGAG CCGCGCCATCTGCACCTATCTCATCTCTCGCTACGCCAAGGATGACTCTCTTTATCCCAAGGACGTCATTACAAGGGCGAAGATAGACGGGCTTCTCTACTTCGACTGCTCCACCCTCTGCATCCGCTGGCGTGCTGCCGTG CACCCGGTCATGAAGGACGGAGCGGCCAAACCCAGCGAGGCGGCAATGAAAAACCTATACGAAGCTTTGACATGGCTGGACGAGAAGCTGGCGCAACACCCTGACCGTTACTTGGCCGGCACCGCGCAGCCCACCGTCGCGGACCTTGCTATCGCCGCTTGGGCCTGCACTTACACCGCTTCGAACTTCTCCCTGGCTCAGTACCCCCACGTGACCGCCTGGCTGGCCCGCTGTAGGGAGAATCTTACTGGCTTCGACGAGTGTGAGGAGGGCGCGGCACAGTATGCGGAAATGTTAAATGCTATAATTAAATCAAGGGcttga
- the LOC135113409 gene encoding glutathione S-transferase 1-like isoform X2: MAPTLYSFGLSPYCRSVVLTVRALGLDVDLKTIDLLKQEQLKPEFVAINSQHTVPTLVDGDLVLTESRAICTYLISRYAKDDSLYPKDVITRAKIDGLLYFDCSTLCIRWRAAVHPVMKDGAAKPSEAAMKNLYEALTWLDEKLAQHPDRYLAGTAQPTVADLAIAAWACTYTASNFSLAQYPHVTAWLARCRENLTGFDECEEGAAQYAEMLNAIIKSRA, encoded by the exons ATGGCCCCCACACTCTACTCCTTCGGGTTGTCGCCTTACTGCCGCTCCGTGGTGCTGACGGTGCGGGCTTTGGGTCTCGACGTGGACCTGAAGACCATCGACTTGCTGAAACAGGAGCAGCTCAAGCCGGAGTTTGTGGCGATCAACTCACAGCACACTGTCCCTACCCTGGTGGACGGGGACCTGGTGTTGACTGAGAG CCGCGCCATCTGCACCTATCTCATCTCTCGCTACGCCAAGGATGACTCTCTTTATCCCAAGGACGTCATTACAAGGGCGAAGATAGACGGGCTTCTCTACTTCGACTGCTCCACCCTCTGCATCCGCTGGCGTGCTGCCGTG CACCCGGTCATGAAGGACGGAGCGGCCAAACCCAGCGAGGCGGCAATGAAAAACCTATACGAAGCTTTGACATGGCTGGACGAGAAGCTGGCGCAACACCCTGACCGTTACTTGGCCGGCACCGCGCAGCCCACCGTCGCGGACCTTGCTATCGCCGCTTGGGCCTGCACTTACACCGCTTCGAACTTCTCCCTGGCTCAGTACCCCCACGTGACCGCCTGGCTGGCCCGCTGTAGGGAGAATCTTACTGGCTTCGACGAGTGTGAGGAGGGCGCGGCACAGTATGCGGAAATGTTAAATGCTATAATTAAATCAAGGGcttga